The nucleotide sequence TCGTGCCGCAGGCTGCAGTGAGTGCCTCGACAGCCCCGCCGGTGGCCGGTGCACTCGCCGTCCAACAGGCCCTGACCTCGCTCACCGTGAACTGGAGCATCAACACCTGTCTGACCGCACCCGCGGTCGCGCCCGGCACCCTGGCGCTGAACATCACCAACACGGATACCGGCGTCGCCACCACCACACCGATCGCCGCCGCCGTGACCGGCACGAAAGCGGTGGCGCAGGTCTACCTCCCGCAAGGTCACTACTCCTTCCTGCCGACGGTGGACAGCACGCAATGGACGGCGGCGGCCACCACCTTCACGGTCGGTGATGTCAGCGCAGGTACGGCCAACAAGTCCAGCCCCAATACTCCGGTGGTGAACCTGGCACCGGTCCAGGTGCCGGTGGCCGTGTCGATGACGGTGGACGGCAGCGGGTCCGGAGCCGACGGGCTGACCGTGACCGCCACCGGCGGTACTCCCAACCCGGCGCCCGGCAACCTGTCCGGCGGCGGCAAGGCGTCGCTCTGTCTGGCCCCGGCCATCAGGTGGACCTTCAAGGTCAGCAGTTCCCTGACCACTCAGAAGATCTCGGTGCCGGGCAAGAATATCGTGGTGGTGGCCGCGCCGAACTCCGGCAACACCCCGCCGGACAACACCGTCTCCTTCACCGCCGACACCGTGACCCCGGTGATCTCGATGCAGGATGTCACGGGCCGGGTCGACACCACACCCAAGGATGTCGACGTCACGATCAAGGACGCCGGCGGTACCCCGGTCTACACCGGCCAGGCTGTGGGGGTCGTGCCGAGTAGCGCAGCGGTCCCGGGCACACCGGGATCGGCCGGTCCTCCGGTCGTTGCTCCGGTCGCCGCCATCTCCGCCACGCCCAGTGCTCCGGCGAACGCACCGGCCGTCATCCTGGGCACCTGCTCCGGGTGCACCTACACGATGACGGCAACGCCACATGTCCCCGGAGTGTTCAGTGCGGTCACCGACCAGGCTCTGGATCCGACCGACGCCACGACGTTCGACGCGAAACTGCCCTACCACGCAGCGATGGTCACCATCACGGTCAAGCACGGCGCGGTACTGACTGCCGGTGCCACGGTGACGGTGTCGCCATCGACCGTCACGGCGGGACCGACGGCATCGAACGGGACAACGCTTTTCCAGGATGTCCCGATCGCGGCGAAGCAGACCTTCACCGCCGACTGGGTCGACAACAGCTTGCCCGCAACGCCCAAGCACTATGTGGGCAGCTCTTCGCCGACCACCCTGGCTGCCGGCCAGGACGCCATCACGATCGTCCAGGTCCTGACTCCGTAGTAGCCTCGCTGGTCCGGGCGTCAAGAGTTGCAAGGGGTGCTGTGGTGAACGGGCTACCACCGGACTTCCACTTCGAATCGGTGGACTGGGAGGACCTCCGCGCGATCGAGTTGCGGCGGGCGATGGACGTCGAACTCACGGCCCGCTACTCCGGCCCGGACGACGCACCACAGGCGGCAGCGCTGGTCGCCGACCGGAACGCAGCGCTGGCCGTCGGTCGGGCGGATGTCAGGGCGACGGTGCTCGCGGTCGGTGCCGACGGCACAGCCATCGCCCACGCCGCCCTCCGTGAACTTCGCGGTGACTGGGAGGTCAAGCGGGTCATCGTGCATGCCGCTGCACGAGGGCGTGGGATCGGTATAGCACTCATGATGCAGCTGGAAACCATTGCGCAACAGGCGGATCGTCCTCGTCTGATCCTGCAGACCGGCGATCGCCAGCCGGACGCGGTTGCCCTGTACCGGAAGCTGGGCTACACGCCGATCCCGATCTACGAGCCGTACGTCGCGACGATGCCGTTCTCGATGTGTTTCGAGAAGCTGCTCAGCTGAGAGCTCGGGCGCGAAAAGAACTGTGACCATTTCGTGACCTGGCAGTGGCTCGAGAATGCCCGGTTTCGAGGGTCGGCTGTCGGTGGTCGCCGATAGGGTTTCAGGTATGGGGAATGACGGATTCGTCGATTCCGATCAGGCCACCGAATGGGTCCGGTCGGCGATGATTGCTGTCACCAATATGCGGAACGGGGATTTCTGGCGCATCAAGGGCGACGACCTGCTGGCGTTCGGCCAAGAATTGGAAACCCTTGCCCGCACGGTCTACGCAGTGAATGTGCACCTGGCCGGCGAGGTCGAAAAGCAGGGGCTCGCCAAGGAGCGCGGCGCTTCCTCCACCGCGGCGTTGCTGCGACAGAGTCTGCTGATCTCCGCCCCCGAAGCGTGGGGACGGGTCAAAACAGCACAGGCAGTGCTGCCGCAGGAAATCCTGACCGGCGGTGACCTCCCGCCGGTACTACCGGCGTTGGGGGCGGCGCTGGATGCCGGTGCGGTCGGCACCGAACACATCCGGACCATCGTGGCGACGATGGGCAAACTCCCCGACGCCCTCCCTGCGGAGGATCGGGACCTGTGGGAGTCCTTCCTCGTCGACCAGGCCGCGAAGTTGGACCCGAAACAGTTGCAGGTCGTCGCCGCCGCCGTCCTGGACGCCGCCGACCCCGACGGCACCCTGGACGAGTCGGATGCGAAGTCCAAGATGGAATTCACCATCGGGTCGCGCAACGCCCGCACCGGCCTGACCGGCATCAAGGGCCACCTCGACGACCACGGCATCGACGTGGTCCGCAAAGCCATCACCGCGCTATCGGCGCCGAAGCCGGTCGATGACTGCACCCCGGACCCGCGGCCGTCGGCGAACCGGCGGGCCCACGCCCTCGTCGAAGCACTCGAAGGGTTCCTGGCCGCCGGCGCCGGACCCTCGCACGGCGGGGAGAAGCCGCAGGTCGTCATCTACTTGCACTGGGACCAACTCCATGACCAGATCAGCAAAGCCACGAGCGAATCAGGGTTTGCGATGACCACCGGCCAGGCCCGGCGGTACCTGTGCGACGCCAACATCATTCCCATCGTGCTGGGTGCCGACAGTGAGATCCTGGACGTCGGACGGGCCAGACGCACCTACACCCGCGGGATGCGCCGAGCGATCAAGGCCAGAGACCGGGGATGCATCTGGGACGGTTGCGACCGACCCGCCAACTGGTGCGACGTCCACCACTCGAATTGGTGGGCCCGGGACCTGGGTGAGACAAATGTCGAAACCGGTGTCTTGCTGTGTTCATTCCATCACGATGAGATACACAAGGCTGAATGGGTGATCCGATTCGCCGAAGATGGGCGCCCAGAATTGATCCCACCACCGTGGATTGATAGAAGTCAACGCCCTCGTCGAAATGAAATGCACCATTTACGCGACCTCGTGGAAGGGTAGCGCGGCATCACCCGGAATGTGCTTGCCCACTGGCTGACGACGCCGGCAGCGGGTCAACCCAGCGAACCTGCACACAGTCACGCCGCCGCCATTCGGTGCGCACCTGCTTGCTGGCTTCTAGCATGATGCGACATGAGAACCTTGAACCTGCGTAATGTGCCGGACGACGTGGTGCGGCGCCTGGAGAAGTTGGCTGCCCTTCAGGGCACCTCGGTCAATTCACTGGCCGCCCGCGAACTATCGAACGCGTCGCGCAGGGCGGACAACCCGCAACTCCCGGCGGCACTCCCCGACCTGCAGGTCGATATCGCGGGGTTGGTCGATGATCTCGCCGACCAACGCGGTATGCGGTGATCGTGGTCGATGCCTCCGCTGCACTGTCCGCTCTGCTGAACGACGGGACCGCTCGTCAGGCCTTGGCCGACGAACGGGTCCACGCGCCGCATCTCATCGATTCAGAAGCTGCCAGCGGACTTCGCCAAGCCGTCAGCCACAGTCTGATCGACGCAGGTCCGGGTTGGACGGCGCTGCACAGTTGGCGGCGTCTCGGGCTGAGCAGGTATGCCGTTCACCCGCTACTGGAACGAATCTGGGAGCTGCGTGACAACCTGAGTGCGTACGACGCCGGCTACGTCGCCCTTGCCGAATCATTGGACTGTGCATTGATCACCGCAGACGCCAAGCTCGCCCAGGCAACAGGAAGTCGCTGCCCCGTCACCGTTGTCCCCCGGTAGAGAACTGCTGAGGAAGCACCGACGATCAGTTGACTGCGACCCACACCACGATCAGCACGATCGCCAGCAGACAGCTCGAGACGAGCAGGATCCACCAGAGTGGATAGTCCCGGCCGATCGGCACCGGCAGCATCACCGGGTCGGGCTGCGGGATGAAGATCGGGGCAGCCGCGACCTCGACGGGATGCAATGACAG is from Nakamurella sp. PAMC28650 and encodes:
- a CDS encoding antitoxin, giving the protein MRTLNLRNVPDDVVRRLEKLAALQGTSVNSLAARELSNASRRADNPQLPAALPDLQVDIAGLVDDLADQRGMR
- a CDS encoding GNAT family N-acetyltransferase, yielding MNGLPPDFHFESVDWEDLRAIELRRAMDVELTARYSGPDDAPQAAALVADRNAALAVGRADVRATVLAVGADGTAIAHAALRELRGDWEVKRVIVHAAARGRGIGIALMMQLETIAQQADRPRLILQTGDRQPDAVALYRKLGYTPIPIYEPYVATMPFSMCFEKLLS
- a CDS encoding HNH endonuclease signature motif containing protein, which gives rise to MGNDGFVDSDQATEWVRSAMIAVTNMRNGDFWRIKGDDLLAFGQELETLARTVYAVNVHLAGEVEKQGLAKERGASSTAALLRQSLLISAPEAWGRVKTAQAVLPQEILTGGDLPPVLPALGAALDAGAVGTEHIRTIVATMGKLPDALPAEDRDLWESFLVDQAAKLDPKQLQVVAAAVLDAADPDGTLDESDAKSKMEFTIGSRNARTGLTGIKGHLDDHGIDVVRKAITALSAPKPVDDCTPDPRPSANRRAHALVEALEGFLAAGAGPSHGGEKPQVVIYLHWDQLHDQISKATSESGFAMTTGQARRYLCDANIIPIVLGADSEILDVGRARRTYTRGMRRAIKARDRGCIWDGCDRPANWCDVHHSNWWARDLGETNVETGVLLCSFHHDEIHKAEWVIRFAEDGRPELIPPPWIDRSQRPRRNEMHHLRDLVEG
- a CDS encoding type II toxin-antitoxin system VapC family toxin; amino-acid sequence: MIVVDASAALSALLNDGTARQALADERVHAPHLIDSEAASGLRQAVSHSLIDAGPGWTALHSWRRLGLSRYAVHPLLERIWELRDNLSAYDAGYVALAESLDCALITADAKLAQATGSRCPVTVVPR